One Coffea eugenioides isolate CCC68of unplaced genomic scaffold, Ceug_1.0 ScVebR1_112;HRSCAF=489, whole genome shotgun sequence genomic window carries:
- the LOC113754947 gene encoding uncharacterized protein LOC113754947 — protein sequence MARGTPPRGGPNGRGPQRSASQGSSTSVSRGPCGFCGKPNHTEDNCWRKERKCLRCRSAEHQIANCPVLPREARVTTQSSKANSGQSKMEGTKPKVPARVYSLEQHQVPDSSRVVEGTIPVFHRLARILIDPGATHSFVNPDFMCGIDIKPVNLPYDLEVSTPTGNQRLITGMMYANCEIWVGERKLLGNLINLAIKGYDVILGIDWLVKYDAQLDCKRKVVEFRIGRGDLKARCKG from the coding sequence ATGGCACGAGGGACTCCGCCGAGGGGTGGTCCCAATGGACGGGGCCCACAGAGAAGTGCCTCACAGGGAAGTTCAACCTCGGTTTCTCGTGGACCTtgtggattttgtgggaaaCCAAATCACACCGAGGACAACtgttggaggaaagaaagaaaatgcttACGTTGTAGGAGTGCGGAGCATCAAATAGCCAACTGCCCGGTGTTACCTCGGGAGGCGAGAGTAACCACCCAATCGTCGAAAGCCAACTCGGGGCAGTCCAAGATGGAAGGGACAAAGCCGAAGGTGCCAGCTCGGGTATACTCCCTTGAGCAACATCAAGTCCCTGATTCTTCTagggtcgtagaaggtacgatccctgttttCCATCGTTTAGCcaggattttgatagaccccggtgctacccattcctttgttaaccccgaTTTTATGTGCGGCATTGATATAAAACCTGTTAACttgccttatgacttagaagttagtactcctacggggaatcaacgtttgatTACTGGTATGATGTATGCtaattgtgaaatttgggtaggagagaggaagctATTGGGGAATCTTATAAAtttagctattaaggggtacgacgttATATTGGGTATAGACTGGTTAGTTAAATACGATGCACAACTTGACTGTAAAAGGAAAGTAGTGGAATTTCGTATCGGGAGAGGCGACCTTAAGGCTAGATGTAAGGGGTag